One window of Burkholderia cepacia GG4 genomic DNA carries:
- a CDS encoding cytochrome ubiquinol oxidase subunit I, whose protein sequence is MDTVMLARIQFGLTVTFHIIFPTMSIGLATFLAIVEGLWLKTRDPLYLKIYRFWLIIFSLGFGVGVVSGIVLSFEFGTNFSGFARLAGPVIGPLIALEVLTAFFLEAGFLGIMLFGMTRVGPKLHFFATTMVAVGTTISASWILAANSWMHTPDGVTFDATAHAFHVVDRWRVIFNPSYLVRLPHMLLAAYLSASFFIAGVGACYLLRRTHVAFAKRTLSMGLGFASIAIALQLPLGDSVGFRMFDYQPAKFQAMEGYWQPTKSAPYLLFITPHQQQTRNGTQVGIPYLGSLIVTRSIHGTVPGLSATPAANRPPMAPVFYAFRVMFLLGLLMFAIASISLWLRFRGTLFSTRWFLQVVRTMMPVGFIATIAGWYTSEIGRQPWVVYGYLRTADAVSRVPAPHILFSTVLFAVTYALFLAAFVGITARVIRRGPDAAAHASPYAASLKPVLMPDAAAAADTRAGEKS, encoded by the coding sequence ATGGATACCGTGATGCTGGCTCGCATCCAGTTCGGATTGACCGTCACCTTTCACATCATCTTTCCGACCATGTCGATCGGCCTCGCGACCTTCCTCGCCATCGTCGAAGGATTGTGGCTCAAGACACGCGACCCGCTCTATCTGAAGATCTACCGATTCTGGCTGATCATTTTCTCGCTCGGATTCGGCGTCGGCGTCGTCAGCGGCATCGTGCTGTCGTTTGAATTCGGCACCAATTTTTCCGGATTCGCACGGCTGGCCGGCCCCGTGATCGGCCCGCTGATCGCGCTCGAGGTGCTCACCGCGTTCTTTCTCGAAGCCGGATTCCTCGGCATCATGCTGTTCGGCATGACGCGTGTCGGCCCGAAGCTGCACTTCTTCGCGACCACCATGGTCGCCGTCGGCACGACGATCTCCGCGTCATGGATTCTCGCCGCCAATTCGTGGATGCATACGCCCGACGGCGTGACCTTCGATGCCACCGCCCACGCATTCCACGTCGTCGACCGCTGGCGCGTCATCTTCAACCCGTCGTACCTGGTCCGGCTGCCGCACATGCTGCTCGCCGCCTACCTGTCGGCTTCGTTCTTCATCGCAGGCGTGGGCGCGTGCTATTTGCTCCGACGCACGCATGTCGCATTCGCGAAACGCACGCTGTCGATGGGGCTCGGCTTCGCCAGCATCGCGATCGCGCTGCAGCTGCCGCTGGGTGATTCGGTCGGCTTTCGCATGTTCGACTACCAGCCCGCGAAGTTCCAGGCCATGGAGGGCTACTGGCAACCGACGAAAAGCGCACCCTATCTTCTGTTCATTACGCCGCATCAGCAGCAGACACGAAACGGAACACAGGTCGGCATCCCCTATCTCGGCAGCCTGATCGTCACGCGCTCGATCCACGGCACGGTTCCCGGGCTGAGCGCGACGCCGGCCGCGAACCGGCCACCGATGGCGCCGGTGTTCTATGCGTTCCGGGTCATGTTCCTGCTCGGCCTGCTGATGTTCGCCATTGCGTCGATCAGCCTGTGGCTTCGCTTCAGGGGCACGCTGTTCTCGACCCGATGGTTCCTGCAGGTCGTCCGGACGATGATGCCGGTCGGCTTCATCGCGACGATCGCAGGCTGGTACACATCGGAAATCGGCCGTCAGCCGTGGGTCGTGTACGGCTATTTGCGTACCGCGGACGCCGTGTCGCGCGTCCCGGCCCCGCATATCCTGTTCTCGACCGTGCTGTTTGCCGTCACCTATGCGCTGTTCCTGGCCGCGTTCGTTGGCATCACCGCACGCGTGATACGGCGCGGCCCGGACGCGGCCGCTCACGCGTCGCCGTACGCCGCTTCGCTCAAGCCCGTCCTGATGCCCGACGCCGCCGCTGCCGCCGACACCCGGGCCGGAGAAAAATCGTGA
- a CDS encoding cytochrome d ubiquinol oxidase subunit II: MNTALSHVCILIAIFAIVMYVLLDGFDLGVGILLLSSRHGPERDALVDSIAPVWDGNETWLILAAIVLFGAFPLAYSILVPAFYLPFMVILVSLAFRGVAIEFRVHTPFPRFWDGAFSIGSTLAAFAQGLVAGALLSGDIAVADGRFSGSTLDVFTGFNVLTGLTAIAAYASLGAAWLRWKTRAALQHARLPTLRIAMLAFLLLAIASCCAAGTLPAVAAMWHARPALMGMLGTLGAGLWIAAFRASYTASDLRPLLCNLAAVAMLLIGLIAILWPYVVPFSLAFGAAAAEPGSQLMVAAGALVILPVILGYNAFAYWVFRGKVDAPGGE; the protein is encoded by the coding sequence GTGAATACCGCCCTCAGCCACGTATGCATCCTCATCGCGATCTTTGCGATCGTGATGTACGTACTGCTGGACGGCTTCGACCTGGGTGTCGGCATCCTGCTGCTGTCCTCGCGACACGGACCGGAACGCGACGCGCTGGTCGACAGCATCGCGCCCGTCTGGGACGGTAACGAAACGTGGCTGATTCTGGCCGCGATCGTATTGTTCGGCGCATTTCCACTCGCCTATTCGATCCTCGTACCGGCGTTCTATCTGCCGTTCATGGTGATTCTGGTGTCGCTCGCGTTTCGCGGTGTGGCGATCGAGTTCCGGGTGCATACGCCGTTTCCGCGCTTCTGGGACGGCGCGTTCAGTATCGGGTCGACGCTCGCCGCATTCGCGCAGGGTCTGGTTGCGGGTGCGCTGCTGTCCGGGGACATCGCCGTGGCAGACGGGCGATTTTCCGGCAGCACGCTGGACGTGTTCACCGGCTTCAACGTGCTGACCGGCCTGACCGCCATTGCGGCGTATGCCAGCCTGGGCGCCGCATGGCTCCGCTGGAAGACCCGCGCGGCGCTGCAGCACGCCCGGCTGCCCACGTTGCGCATTGCGATGCTCGCGTTCCTGCTGCTCGCCATCGCCTCCTGCTGCGCGGCCGGAACGCTGCCGGCCGTGGCCGCCATGTGGCATGCCCGTCCCGCCCTCATGGGCATGCTCGGTACGCTCGGCGCCGGACTGTGGATCGCTGCCTTCCGTGCGTCGTACACGGCGTCGGACCTGCGCCCCCTGCTTTGCAACCTGGCGGCCGTCGCCATGCTGCTGATCGGCTTGATCGCGATCCTCTGGCCTTACGTGGTGCCGTTCAGTCTCGCATTCGGCGCTGCCGCGGCGGAACCCGGAAGCCAGCTCATGGTGGCCGCCGGCGCGCTGGTCATCCTGCCCGTGATCCTCGGCTACAACGCATTCGCCTACTGGGTATTCCGCGGCAAGGTCGACGCGCCCGGAGGAGAGTGA
- a CDS encoding hydrolase: MSAPANFNGQRPVIDPNDTAMLLIDHQSGLFQTVKDMEMTVLRNHAIALAKMATLCKMPVITTASVPQGPNGPLIPEIHESAPHATYVARKGQINAWDNPDFVDAIKATGRKTLIIAGTITSVCMAFPAISAVHEGYKVFAVVDASGTYSKMAQEITLARVVQAGVVPIDTAAVASELQQTWHRPDAQQWAEVYGMIFPPYRLLIESYLKAQEVVKNNEQLDSERA; this comes from the coding sequence ATGAGCGCACCTGCCAACTTCAACGGTCAACGCCCCGTCATCGATCCGAACGATACGGCGATGCTGTTGATCGACCATCAGAGCGGCCTGTTCCAGACCGTGAAGGACATGGAAATGACCGTCCTGCGCAATCACGCGATTGCACTGGCCAAGATGGCCACGCTCTGCAAGATGCCGGTGATCACCACGGCGTCGGTTCCGCAAGGCCCGAACGGCCCGTTGATCCCCGAGATCCACGAAAGCGCGCCGCATGCCACCTACGTCGCGCGCAAGGGGCAGATCAACGCCTGGGACAATCCCGACTTCGTCGATGCGATCAAGGCGACCGGGCGCAAGACGCTGATCATCGCCGGCACGATCACCAGCGTCTGCATGGCGTTCCCGGCGATCTCGGCCGTCCACGAAGGCTACAAGGTGTTTGCCGTGGTCGACGCGTCGGGCACCTACTCGAAAATGGCGCAGGAAATCACGCTCGCTCGCGTGGTGCAGGCCGGCGTGGTTCCGATCGACACCGCCGCGGTGGCCTCCGAACTGCAGCAGACCTGGCATCGCCCCGACGCGCAGCAATGGGCCGAGGTCTACGGGATGATCTTCCCTCCGTACCGCCTGCTGATCGAGAGCTACCTGAAGGCCCAGGAAGTCGTGAAGAACAACGAGCAGCTCGACTCGGAACGCGCATAA
- a CDS encoding BON domain-containing protein, translated as MKTSHALLSLYVATALSIAGNVNAQADPAGSDLAPQAVTPSKKEVKTANRRLQKAVVRALGSARGLNAANIGVIARDGAVVLRGSVTDSAQSQIATAVASSVSGVTAVRNDLLIRPE; from the coding sequence ATGAAAACCAGTCACGCCCTGTTGTCGCTCTACGTGGCGACCGCGTTGTCCATTGCGGGGAATGTCAACGCTCAGGCGGATCCGGCCGGGTCCGATCTCGCGCCGCAGGCGGTTACGCCCAGCAAGAAGGAGGTCAAGACCGCGAATCGCCGGCTCCAGAAAGCTGTCGTTCGCGCGCTCGGCAGTGCCAGGGGGCTCAATGCGGCCAATATCGGCGTCATCGCGCGCGACGGTGCCGTCGTGTTACGCGGCTCAGTGACGGATAGCGCCCAGTCTCAAATCGCAACCGCGGTCGCGAGCTCGGTGAGCGGCGTCACGGCAGTCAGGAACGACCTGTTGATTCGGCCGGAGTGA
- a CDS encoding porin, translating into MSARKHVSLGLAGCLMATAVCAPAHAQSSVTLFGVVDVAMLYTNKTRNPVTGLNDGSQVSMIDGGRYYSQFGLQGIEDLGGGLKAKFRLQSGISATNGSLFHCNGNLFGCESWIALSGSAGELKMGLQFSPFFQAVYDSDPRDLSLFGSAATIYVGTVLGTSIFNPNAVSYTSPTFAGLTVSTMFAFGGKPGDFSAGKQYAARVRYQRGGLTVNAALYSGNAGAAQSTPVPTNVEFDGRMIGVGYQFGSLTAKASFVNFKVAGSFDSAVFGGGINWFASPTLGINGGVWLTSDRNHTTNHSVMAAVGADYFLSKSTTLYAQCGVVNNHGAMNTGLSMIGALYGPAGTTFGGTVGIRKFF; encoded by the coding sequence ATGTCAGCGAGAAAGCATGTTTCGCTGGGACTTGCCGGCTGTCTGATGGCGACCGCCGTGTGTGCGCCCGCGCACGCCCAGAGCAGTGTCACGCTATTCGGCGTGGTGGACGTGGCGATGCTCTATACGAACAAGACGCGCAATCCCGTCACGGGTCTCAACGATGGAAGCCAGGTGTCGATGATCGATGGCGGCCGCTATTATTCGCAGTTCGGCCTGCAGGGAATCGAAGATCTCGGCGGCGGATTGAAGGCGAAGTTTCGTCTGCAGAGCGGCATCAGCGCGACGAACGGCAGCCTGTTCCACTGCAATGGCAACCTGTTCGGCTGCGAATCGTGGATTGCGCTGTCGGGAAGCGCCGGCGAGCTGAAAATGGGGTTGCAGTTTTCCCCGTTCTTTCAGGCGGTCTACGATTCCGATCCGCGCGATCTCTCGCTGTTCGGCAGCGCGGCGACCATTTACGTCGGGACCGTGCTGGGCACCAGCATTTTCAATCCGAATGCGGTGAGCTATACGAGCCCGACGTTCGCCGGCTTGACCGTCAGTACCATGTTCGCGTTCGGCGGTAAGCCCGGCGATTTCAGCGCGGGCAAGCAATATGCCGCGCGCGTCCGTTACCAGCGCGGCGGATTGACGGTCAATGCCGCGCTCTACAGCGGCAACGCGGGCGCTGCGCAGAGCACGCCGGTGCCGACCAATGTCGAGTTCGACGGTCGAATGATCGGGGTGGGCTATCAGTTCGGCTCGCTCACCGCAAAGGCATCGTTCGTCAACTTCAAGGTCGCCGGTTCGTTCGACAGCGCCGTGTTCGGCGGCGGCATCAACTGGTTCGCATCGCCGACGCTCGGGATCAACGGCGGCGTGTGGCTGACGAGCGATCGCAACCATACGACCAATCATTCCGTCATGGCGGCCGTCGGCGCCGATTATTTCCTGTCGAAGAGCACGACGCTCTATGCGCAATGCGGCGTGGTCAACAATCACGGCGCAATGAATACCGGGCTGTCGATGATCGGGGCGCTGTATGGCCCCGCGGGCACGACGTTCGGCGGTACGGTCGGCATCCGGAAGTTTTTCTAA
- a CDS encoding nuclear transport factor 2 family protein — protein sequence MEIKTMNDEQRKAIALEYFRRLDHGGNLLELFDDHAQMYFPKWGVARGKEEIGQLFRDLMTILAGVSHETSCLNVIQHGDLVCVEGLSSGTLKNGAAWQAGVTHAGRWCDVFEIRDFRIQRCHVYLDPDYAGGDTERYPWLATNPLRRY from the coding sequence ATGGAGATCAAGACGATGAACGACGAGCAACGCAAGGCGATCGCACTGGAGTACTTCAGGCGGCTGGATCATGGCGGAAATCTGCTCGAGTTGTTCGACGACCACGCGCAGATGTATTTCCCGAAATGGGGCGTGGCACGCGGCAAGGAGGAAATCGGTCAGTTGTTCCGCGATCTGATGACGATACTGGCCGGTGTCTCGCACGAGACTTCCTGTCTGAACGTCATTCAGCATGGCGATCTCGTGTGTGTCGAGGGGCTGTCGAGCGGCACGTTGAAAAACGGTGCGGCCTGGCAGGCAGGTGTCACGCACGCAGGTCGCTGGTGCGACGTGTTCGAGATTCGCGACTTCAGGATCCAGCGGTGTCACGTCTATCTGGATCCGGATTATGCGGGGGGCGATACGGAGCGCTACCCGTGGCTCGCGACGAATCCGCTGCGCCGTTACTGA
- a CDS encoding NIPSNAP family protein, giving the protein MLIERRTYTLQPGMLNDFWDAQQLRADGLRPILQRLIGAFAPVAGMPESIVCLYRYDDFADWQARLGGLSGDTNLSAYFGRVRSMILRQENEFLLPAGVDRATPMWGNGNDWLPAHGAPIPVSAQRAVVAETTLTFRAGGVPRFWQAFAQQGVADDAWFVDGLLGAFNVMVGPLNRVRVYTHLASVDDWVVKQAVRSWPGVWKTLLNELAPVLLDVTHVLLRPSPVADMSPIFVEP; this is encoded by the coding sequence ATGCTGATCGAGCGCCGCACCTATACGCTGCAGCCGGGCATGCTGAATGACTTCTGGGACGCGCAGCAGTTGCGTGCCGACGGGTTGCGCCCGATCCTGCAGCGCCTGATCGGCGCGTTCGCGCCGGTGGCGGGCATGCCCGAGTCGATCGTTTGCCTCTATCGCTACGACGACTTCGCGGACTGGCAAGCGCGGCTGGGCGGTCTGTCCGGCGATACGAACCTGTCGGCCTACTTCGGGCGAGTACGCTCGATGATCCTGCGCCAGGAAAACGAATTTCTTCTGCCGGCCGGCGTGGATCGGGCGACGCCGATGTGGGGCAACGGCAACGACTGGCTGCCGGCGCACGGCGCGCCGATACCGGTGTCCGCGCAACGCGCGGTCGTCGCGGAAACGACGCTGACCTTCCGCGCGGGCGGCGTGCCGCGCTTCTGGCAGGCCTTCGCGCAACAGGGTGTGGCCGACGACGCGTGGTTCGTCGACGGTTTGCTGGGCGCGTTCAACGTGATGGTCGGCCCGCTGAACCGGGTGCGCGTCTACACGCATCTGGCGAGCGTGGACGACTGGGTCGTCAAGCAGGCGGTGCGGTCCTGGCCCGGCGTATGGAAGACGCTGCTGAATGAACTCGCACCGGTGCTGCTGGACGTCACGCATGTGCTGCTCCGGCCGTCGCCGGTGGCCGACATGTCGCCCATCTTCGTCGAGCCCTGA
- a CDS encoding maleylacetate reductase: protein MQSFNHESHGGRVVFGSGSLETLPAILDSLGVARALLITTPEQAELGRRIDRVLGTRSAGVLAKAVMHVPVEVARDAVRAMRESGADACIAAGGGSTIGLAKAIALEADLPIIALPTTYAGSEMTPLYGLTEAGVKKTGKDWRVLPRCVVYDPALTLTLPVKLSVTSGMNAIAHAVEGLYAHDGSPVYSLMAEEGIRALASALPRLYASPADVEARGDALYGAWLCGTVLGNVQMGVHHKICHTLGGTFNLPHAEVHTVILPYALGYNAAHAPHALARVGRAIGAADAIAGLRGLIDSLDAPRSLREIGMPRDGIDRAADLIVEKAYPNPRPIERHAIRALLERAYEGADTL, encoded by the coding sequence ATGCAGTCGTTCAATCATGAAAGCCACGGCGGACGGGTCGTGTTCGGCAGCGGCAGCCTGGAAACCCTTCCCGCGATTCTCGATTCGCTGGGTGTCGCGCGCGCACTCCTGATCACGACGCCCGAACAGGCGGAACTGGGGCGCCGAATCGATCGTGTACTCGGAACGCGCAGCGCGGGCGTGCTGGCCAAGGCGGTCATGCACGTCCCCGTGGAAGTGGCGCGCGACGCCGTGCGGGCGATGCGGGAGTCCGGTGCCGATGCGTGCATCGCGGCGGGCGGCGGGTCGACCATCGGCCTCGCCAAGGCCATTGCGCTGGAAGCCGATCTGCCGATCATCGCGTTGCCGACGACCTATGCCGGCTCCGAGATGACGCCGCTTTACGGCCTGACCGAGGCAGGGGTGAAGAAAACCGGCAAGGACTGGCGCGTGCTGCCGCGGTGCGTCGTGTACGACCCGGCACTGACGCTCACGCTGCCGGTGAAGCTGAGCGTGACGAGCGGCATGAATGCCATCGCGCACGCCGTCGAGGGGCTGTATGCGCACGATGGCAGCCCGGTTTACAGCCTGATGGCGGAAGAGGGCATCCGTGCGCTCGCGAGTGCGCTGCCGCGCCTGTACGCATCGCCTGCCGATGTCGAGGCGCGCGGCGACGCACTCTACGGCGCGTGGCTTTGCGGGACGGTGCTCGGCAATGTGCAGATGGGCGTTCATCACAAGATTTGCCACACGCTCGGCGGGACCTTCAATCTTCCTCATGCCGAGGTCCACACCGTCATCCTGCCGTATGCGCTGGGCTATAACGCGGCCCACGCCCCGCACGCGCTCGCGCGTGTGGGGCGTGCGATCGGTGCCGCGGACGCGATCGCGGGGCTGCGCGGCCTGATCGATTCGCTCGACGCGCCGCGCTCGCTGCGCGAGATCGGGATGCCGCGGGACGGCATCGATCGTGCGGCCGACCTGATTGTCGAAAAAGCCTATCCGAATCCACGCCCGATCGAGCGGCACGCGATTCGCGCGCTGCTGGAGCGCGCTTATGAAGGTGCCGATACCCTGTAA
- a CDS encoding alpha/beta hydrolase yields MTNAHLEQPVADYGESVDRAATAVILVHGRGQSPGWMHDHVVRRFGRPDLAWRAPMADGASWYPERFLAPVELNEPRLSDALACLEALSERLRLQGIPYASQVLMGFSQGACLCSEFVWRSRRRYRALVSFTGALIGPPDLQRAPDARDFSGMPVLFSTWEHDPHVPAEDVRRSAAWFDAAGAAVVLHVDPATEHGIRDAEIEYARRALGT; encoded by the coding sequence ATGACGAATGCGCATCTCGAACAGCCGGTGGCCGACTATGGCGAGTCGGTCGATCGTGCCGCGACCGCGGTGATTCTCGTGCACGGGCGCGGCCAGTCGCCGGGCTGGATGCACGACCACGTCGTGCGCCGTTTCGGCCGGCCGGATCTTGCGTGGCGGGCGCCGATGGCAGACGGGGCCTCGTGGTATCCGGAGCGCTTTCTCGCTCCCGTCGAACTGAACGAACCGCGTCTGTCCGACGCGCTCGCGTGTCTGGAAGCGCTGTCGGAGCGGCTGCGGCTGCAGGGCATCCCGTACGCATCGCAGGTGCTGATGGGGTTTTCGCAAGGTGCCTGCCTGTGCAGCGAGTTCGTGTGGCGCAGCCGGCGGCGGTACCGCGCGCTGGTGTCCTTCACCGGCGCGTTGATCGGGCCGCCCGACCTGCAGCGCGCGCCGGACGCACGCGATTTTTCCGGCATGCCGGTGCTGTTTTCCACCTGGGAGCACGATCCCCACGTCCCGGCGGAGGACGTCCGCCGGTCGGCGGCATGGTTCGATGCGGCCGGCGCTGCCGTCGTACTGCACGTCGATCCGGCGACCGAGCACGGCATACGCGATGCGGAAATCGAATACGCGAGACGCGCGCTCGGCACATGA
- a CDS encoding VOC family protein — protein MTQINQAIMRHHHITLCVGTAQQDYDFHTKVLSLKSVKKTLIYDGMAPFYHLYYGNDLGEESTLITCFPVAHFGRKGHRGAGQIGGLALSVPESAIPFWERRLAAHGFDVRRSERFGEQVLSFSHPCGIPYELIGIADDARKPYSNGEVPAELAIRGLHTIGVNVRDMEASQEFMQQGWSAHEVEKDGKFSRYAFGDGGSGKFVDYALEPDMPQASWTYGEGIVHHCAFQVADRSVQDRVKANLEGLGFTDTSERKDRGYFESIYVRTPSGAMFEATVSKPDAFLIDESYEQMGQTVQLAPQFESQRAVILESLEALNY, from the coding sequence ATGACCCAGATCAACCAGGCGATCATGCGCCACCATCACATCACGCTGTGCGTCGGTACCGCTCAGCAGGACTATGACTTCCATACGAAGGTGCTGTCGCTGAAAAGCGTGAAGAAGACGCTCATCTACGACGGTATGGCGCCGTTCTATCACCTCTACTACGGCAACGATCTCGGCGAGGAAAGCACGCTGATCACCTGTTTTCCGGTGGCGCACTTCGGGCGCAAGGGCCATCGCGGTGCCGGGCAGATCGGCGGCCTGGCGCTGTCGGTTCCCGAATCGGCGATCCCGTTCTGGGAACGACGGCTTGCCGCGCACGGGTTCGACGTTCGCCGGTCGGAACGTTTCGGCGAGCAGGTCCTGTCGTTTTCCCATCCGTGCGGCATCCCGTACGAGCTGATCGGCATTGCCGACGACGCGCGCAAGCCCTATTCGAACGGCGAAGTGCCGGCCGAGCTGGCGATCCGCGGTCTGCACACGATTGGCGTGAACGTGCGCGACATGGAGGCTTCCCAGGAATTCATGCAGCAGGGCTGGTCGGCGCACGAGGTCGAGAAGGACGGCAAGTTCTCGCGCTATGCGTTCGGCGACGGCGGCTCCGGCAAGTTCGTCGATTACGCGCTGGAGCCGGACATGCCGCAGGCGAGCTGGACCTACGGCGAGGGGATCGTGCATCACTGCGCGTTCCAGGTTGCCGACCGCTCGGTGCAGGATCGGGTCAAGGCCAACCTCGAAGGCCTGGGCTTTACCGACACGTCGGAGCGCAAGGACCGCGGTTACTTCGAATCGATCTACGTTCGCACCCCGAGCGGCGCGATGTTCGAGGCGACCGTTTCGAAGCCGGATGCGTTCCTGATCGACGAATCGTACGAACAGATGGGGCAGACGGTGCAGCTTGCGCCGCAGTTCGAAAGCCAGCGCGCGGTGATCCTCGAATCGCTCGAAGCCCTCAATTATTGA
- a CDS encoding citryl-CoA lyase, with product MAGNNDVPDSRLCRYTTDAVYYGDSNLVDDLIGKAGFIDVFMQQTFGIALGQNQRRVVDAILVTLMEHGMTPSAIATRMVYSSSPENLQAGVAAGLLAVASRFVGTMEPAAELLARIVAAQPEGQREAAAVAREYRARREPVPGFGHHLHRPDDPRAVALLALARDAGTYGRHCEALAWLAAEVDAAAGKHITINATGAIAALLGDLGIPPSLMRGFAVLSRAAGLIAHIAEEQKRPSGRFIWQLVDDAMTG from the coding sequence ATGGCGGGCAATAACGATGTGCCGGATAGCCGGCTCTGTCGCTACACCACCGATGCCGTGTACTACGGCGACAGCAACCTCGTCGACGACCTGATCGGCAAAGCGGGTTTTATCGACGTGTTCATGCAGCAGACCTTCGGTATCGCGCTCGGGCAGAACCAGCGACGCGTCGTCGATGCGATTCTCGTGACGCTGATGGAGCACGGCATGACGCCCAGTGCGATCGCGACCCGGATGGTCTACTCGAGCTCGCCCGAGAATCTGCAGGCCGGCGTGGCGGCAGGCCTGCTCGCCGTGGCCAGCCGCTTCGTCGGCACGATGGAGCCGGCCGCGGAGCTGCTCGCGAGAATCGTCGCGGCGCAGCCGGAGGGGCAGCGCGAAGCGGCCGCGGTTGCACGCGAGTACCGTGCGCGGCGCGAGCCCGTGCCGGGATTTGGCCACCATCTGCACCGGCCCGACGATCCGCGTGCCGTCGCATTGCTGGCGCTCGCACGCGATGCCGGCACGTATGGCCGGCATTGCGAGGCGCTCGCCTGGCTGGCGGCGGAAGTCGATGCGGCGGCCGGCAAGCACATCACGATCAATGCGACCGGCGCGATCGCGGCACTGCTGGGCGATCTCGGCATTCCACCGTCGTTGATGCGCGGCTTCGCCGTGCTCAGTCGCGCGGCCGGCTTGATCGCGCATATCGCGGAAGAGCAGAAGCGTCCGTCGGGGCGTTTCATCTGGCAACTCGTCGACGACGCGATGACCGGTTAG
- a CDS encoding class I adenylate-forming enzyme family protein — MYPIDYLWRAVQRHPDRLAVISPERNLTFSALADLVLDRAAALDRIDPQPRSRVCVGAANSVDHLVAILAILAAGKIWVPLNPRNGDPELRRIVEFVKPSLVLADTAMLERLAPLDAPLQPLEVLAGQTGDRGALAMGPLSRAGISADETQAIKFTGGTTGFPKGVLQPLRAWTANIATQIHELGLQPHDRYLVAAPITHGTSTYMLPILGAGGALVFPDHAKPGALLDAASAHDVTLFFAPPTLIQALAEEQRRAPRALGALRYLVYGGAPMRPEQIRDAQAVFGPIVCTSFGQTEAPQIITFLPPSEMTGENLASVGRPTLLTQVAIVGKDGTPLPPGEEGEIAVRGGLVMSGYLNADEETRKTLIDGWLRTGDAGVFDERGYLFLRDRIRDVIITGGFNVYPGDVEVVLSGHPAVADCSVVGVPDDKWGEAVHAAVQLRAGASVDTDELIAFVKRDLGSVKTPKVVHFFDELPRSAVGKVLKPAVRDAILGTRGQ; from the coding sequence ATGTATCCAATCGACTATTTGTGGCGTGCCGTGCAGCGGCATCCCGACCGCCTCGCGGTGATCAGCCCCGAGCGCAACCTGACGTTTTCGGCGCTCGCGGACCTCGTGCTCGATCGTGCCGCCGCGCTCGATCGCATCGATCCGCAGCCGCGCAGCCGCGTTTGCGTGGGGGCCGCGAACTCGGTCGACCATCTCGTGGCGATTCTCGCGATTCTCGCGGCCGGCAAGATCTGGGTGCCGCTCAATCCGCGCAACGGCGATCCCGAACTGCGCCGCATCGTCGAGTTCGTCAAACCGTCGCTGGTGCTCGCCGATACGGCGATGCTGGAACGTCTCGCGCCGCTCGATGCGCCGTTGCAGCCGCTCGAGGTGCTGGCGGGTCAAACCGGGGACCGCGGCGCGCTTGCGATGGGGCCGCTGTCGCGCGCAGGAATTTCCGCGGATGAAACCCAGGCGATCAAGTTCACCGGCGGTACGACGGGATTCCCGAAAGGGGTCCTCCAGCCGCTGCGTGCATGGACGGCGAACATCGCTACGCAGATTCACGAGCTCGGGCTGCAGCCGCACGATCGGTATCTCGTCGCGGCGCCGATCACGCACGGCACGTCGACGTACATGCTGCCGATCCTCGGCGCCGGCGGTGCGCTGGTGTTTCCCGACCATGCGAAGCCGGGCGCATTGCTCGATGCCGCGAGCGCACACGACGTAACGCTCTTCTTTGCACCGCCCACGCTGATCCAGGCGCTCGCGGAGGAGCAGCGTCGCGCACCGCGCGCGCTGGGTGCGCTGCGCTACCTCGTCTATGGCGGCGCGCCGATGCGGCCCGAGCAGATTCGCGATGCGCAGGCCGTGTTCGGTCCGATCGTCTGTACGTCGTTCGGGCAGACCGAAGCACCGCAAATCATCACGTTCCTGCCACCGTCGGAAATGACCGGCGAAAACCTGGCGTCGGTCGGCCGGCCGACGCTGCTGACGCAAGTGGCGATCGTCGGCAAGGACGGGACGCCGTTGCCACCGGGCGAGGAGGGCGAAATCGCCGTGCGCGGCGGCCTCGTCATGAGCGGATACCTGAACGCGGACGAAGAAACCCGCAAGACCCTGATCGACGGCTGGCTGCGTACCGGCGATGCGGGCGTGTTCGACGAACGCGGCTATCTGTTCCTGCGCGACCGGATTCGCGACGTGATCATCACCGGCGGATTCAATGTCTATCCCGGCGACGTCGAAGTGGTCCTGTCGGGACACCCGGCCGTCGCGGACTGCTCGGTGGTCGGCGTGCCGGACGACAAGTGGGGCGAAGCGGTACATGCCGCGGTGCAACTGCGCGCGGGCGCAAGCGTGGACACGGACGAACTGATCGCCTTCGTCAAGCGCGATCTGGGTTCGGTGAAGACGCCGAAGGTCGTGCATTTCTTCGACGAATTGCCGCGTAGTGCGGTCGGCAAGGTGCTCAAGCCGGCGGTGCGCGATGCAATCCTCGGGACCAGGGGGCAGTGA